In the Setaria italica strain Yugu1 unplaced genomic scaffold, Setaria_italica_v2.0 scaffold_12, whole genome shotgun sequence genome, one interval contains:
- the LOC111256056 gene encoding LOW QUALITY PROTEIN: uncharacterized protein LOC111256056 (The sequence of the model RefSeq protein was modified relative to this genomic sequence to represent the inferred CDS: inserted 1 base in 1 codon) — translation MFTFSKEKKIRLSLGNLSKDSCWLILGTKQRGIKNRWKYLGAMLMLNNRRRFSSIHMMERKNLVLVSTNQPIRRMSLPARALPPLPLPDVIIISDELREHALPVVFRITTYLDETGRSLGPTFSALRSFRNTLLRELHARGETFRSLHEDFLLNGMENSILGQAVREHYDATIINNGLPGVGPVAESPLDQFGIHPILDLHMGNYYFSFTNXFLSMLLTLGLVLLLLYVVTKKGGGKSVPNAWQSLVELIYDFVPNLVNEQIGGISGNVKQKFFPCISVTFTFSLFRNPQGMIPFSFTVTSHFLITLALSFSIFIGITIVGFQRHGLHFFSFLLPAGVPLPLAPFLVLLELISHCFRALSSGIRLFANMMAGHSSVKILSGFAWTMLFLNNIFYFIGDLGPLFIVLALTGLELGVAISQAHVSTISICIYLNDATNLHQNE, via the exons ATGTTCACgttctcaaaagaaaagaaaatcaggCTTTCCTTGGGGAATCTCTCTAAGGACAGTTGTTGGCTGATTTTAGGAACAAAACAACGGGGTATCAAGAATAGATGGAAATATTTGGGTGCTATGCTTATGCTTAATAATCGTAGGAGATTTAGTTCAATACATATGATGGAAAGAAAAAATCTAGTATTAGTTTCTACTAATCAACCCATTCGTAGAATGTCGCTTCCCGCGAGAGCACTACCACCTCTACCTCTACCGGATGTTATTATAATTAGTGATGAATTACGTGAACATGCGCTTCCAGTAGTGTTCCGTATAACTACATATTTGGATGAAACTGGAAGATCTCTCGGGCCCACCTTCTCAGCTCTACGCTCTTTCCGTAATACATTACTCCGGGAACTACACGCCAGAGGCGAAACTTTTCGCAGCTTGCATGAAGATTTCCTATTGAATGGTATGGAAAATAGTATTTTGGGGCAGGCTGTACGAGAGCATTACGACGCAACAATAATTAACAACGGTCTTCCAGGAGTAGGCCCGGTAGCGGAGAGTCCTTTGGATCAATTTGGCATTCACCCTATTCTGGATCTTCATATGGGCAACTATTATTTCTCATTTACAA CCTTCCTGTCTATGTTGCTCACTCTCGGTTTGGTCTTACTTCTTCTTTATGTTGTGACAAAAAAGGGAGGGGGAAAGTCAGTGCCAAATGCATGGCAATCCTTGGTAGAGCTTATTTATGATTTCGTGCCGAACCTGGTAAACGAACAAATAGGTGGTATTTCAGGAAATGTGAAACAAAAGTTTTTCCCTTGCATCTCGGTCACTTTTACTTTTTCGTTATTTCGTAATCCCCAGGGTATGATACCTTTTAGCTTCACAGTGACAAGTCATTTTCTCATTACTTTGGCTCTTTCATTTTCCATTTTTATAGGCATTACGATCGTTGGATTTCAAAGACATGGGCTTCATTTTTTTAGCTTCTTATTACCCGCGGGAGTCCCACTGCCATTAGCACCTTTTTTAGTACTCCTTGAGCTAATCTCTCATTGTTTTCGTGCATTAAGCTCAGGAATACGTTTATTTGCTAATATGATGGCCGGTCATAGTTCAGTAAAGATTTTAAGTGGGTTTGCTTGGACTATGCTATTTCTGAATAATATTTTCTATTTCATAGGAGATCTTGGTCCCTTATTTATAGTTCTAGCATTAACCGGTCTGGAATTAGGTGTAGCTATATCACAAGCTCATGTTTCTACGATCTCAATTTGTATTTACTTGAATGATGCTACAAATCTCCATCAAAATGAGTAA